From a single Meiothermus sp. Pnk-1 genomic region:
- a CDS encoding zinc finger-like domain-containing protein, translating to MSQKSIHQTRALAAWRRAHPEGLVGRLLDLHLHDPAKARTLAYYADKYALQFGQGYGLLEDVAAWPKEGSMSALEDTLRQMLAPGVSLEIRRYPALYLVKIVSNGVAHHSYEGDTRIAALIHAAYGELEQYLRFALFNAINNQPVRLLADREHLVRLVNLLENLEVMGRGLAASMVFAKKLEPLLRTYLERCGDKLEVRRREGAWWVSSKDQGKTFSAALARMAIRLLYSKQQDPCPVCGGLGRIDDIPCWKCDGEDWLI from the coding sequence ATGTCCCAAAAAAGTATACACCAGACTCGAGCCCTCGCCGCCTGGCGCCGGGCCCACCCTGAAGGCCTCGTGGGCCGGTTGCTGGACCTGCACCTGCACGATCCGGCAAAAGCGCGCACCCTGGCCTACTACGCCGATAAGTACGCCCTGCAGTTCGGCCAGGGCTATGGGCTTTTAGAAGACGTGGCGGCTTGGCCCAAGGAGGGCTCGATGTCCGCGCTAGAGGATACCCTGCGCCAAATGCTCGCCCCCGGGGTCTCCCTGGAGATCCGGCGTTATCCCGCGCTCTACCTGGTCAAGATTGTCAGCAACGGGGTCGCGCATCATTCCTACGAGGGAGACACGAGAATCGCGGCCCTGATCCACGCCGCCTATGGTGAACTGGAGCAGTACCTGCGGTTTGCGCTATTCAACGCGATCAACAATCAACCCGTCCGGTTGCTGGCCGACCGCGAACACCTCGTGCGCCTGGTAAACCTGCTGGAAAACCTCGAGGTCATGGGCCGGGGCTTAGCCGCTAGCATGGTGTTTGCGAAAAAGCTCGAGCCCCTGCTGCGTACCTACCTCGAGCGCTGCGGTGACAAGCTCGAGGTGCGCCGCCGCGAGGGGGCTTGGTGGGTCTCGAGCAAAGACCAGGGCAAAACCTTTTCAGCGGCCCTCGCCCGCATGGCCATCCGGCTGCTGTACTCCAAGCAGCAAGACCCCTGCCCGGTCTGCGGGGGACTCGGGCGGATCGATGATATCCCCTGCTGGAAATGCGACGGGGAGGATTGGTTGATATGA